Proteins from one Doryrhamphus excisus isolate RoL2022-K1 chromosome 19, RoL_Dexc_1.0, whole genome shotgun sequence genomic window:
- the tnika gene encoding TRAF2 and NCK interacting kinase a isoform X6, translating to MASDSPARSLDEIDLSALRDPAGIFELVELVGNGTYGQVYKGRHVKTGQLAAIKVMDVTGDEEEEIKAEINMLKKYSHHRNIATYYGAFIKKNPPGMDDQLWLVMEFCGAGSVTDLIKNTKGNSLKEEWTAYICREILRGLTHLHQHKVIHRDIKGQNVLLTENAEVKLVDFGVSAQLDRTVGRRNTFIGTPYWMAPEVIACDENPDATYDFKSDLWSLGITAIEMAEGAPPLCDMHPMRALFLIPRNPAPRLKSKKWSKKFQLFIESCLVKSHSQRPSTEQLLKHPFIRDLPNERQVRIQLKDHIDRTKKKRGERDETEYEYSGSEEEDEDRDMGEPSSIINIPGESTLRRDFLRLQLANKERSEAQRRQQLEQQQNEEHKRLLLAERQKRIEEQKEQRRRLEEQQQRERELRKQHEREQRRRYEEMEQLRREEERRHAEREQEYKRKQVEEQRQAERLQRQLQQERAYLVSLQQQQQQEGRQAEKKQLYHYKDVINPNDKPAWAKDVAKQQHCQGVAPPRPNLRHHQSFNQPSPSSPATHGQPRAQVPKRTPSVGAQILCDHLPQMRLALDPGRPLDPGLKQEISQQVRELRARRRSQRKCSPPKDNKVARKEPPKECSRHIPNPAADPHPREKAEHHKEMSRGRPLSAPAHADVLLSSDPQVVFKAPARVQKLVEERSKMNRQSSPALQPKASNRIADPSLPPRSESFSGGGMQPARTPPVHRPAEPQMAHLIPVKTHAGSMSGSQSLQDQTGSALSEGVGSPRLDIPRQNSDPTSDTQTPPLRIAGREERDRDRDRDRPAWLREEDLPSKVRESQSNPPRTTSISPALVRKTSPNGGVGLGPRTGSLLILASNPDLRRSELSLDAMLQRTSSNSSSSSSPSSQGGSVERRGRSRQEGSSMGANQEANQEANQEAKKEESRDSTRPSRPASYKKAIDEDLSALAKELRELRVEEGSRPPVKVTDYSSSSEESESSDEDGETVGHDGTVAVSDIPRVMPAVQSGSESYRGLTDDPPGEAYGSTTDSTLVMREANEKRRRGSHAESNGFGHHGNHGNLPDLVQQSNSPTAAPSALQELGQMPEFGLGGSKSSFTPFVDPRVYQTSPSDENENPAAAMFANELLRQEQARLNEARKISVVNVNPTNIRPHSDTPEIRKYKKRFNSEILCAALWGVNLLVGTENGLMLLDRSGQGKVYNLITRRRFLQMDVLEGLNVLVTISGKKNKLRVYYLSWLRNRILHNDPEVEKKQGWITVGELEGCVHYKVVKYERIKFLVIALKNSVEIYAWAPKPYHKFMAFKSFSDLQHRPQLVDLTVEEGQRLKVIYGSSVGFHVIDVDSGNPYDIYIPSHCTKETKIQSHVTPHAIVVLPKTDGMEMLLCYEDEGVYVNTYGRITKDVVLQWGEMPTSVAYIHSNQIMGWGEKAIEIRSVETGHLDGVFMHKRAQRLKFLCERNDKVFFASVRSGGSSQVFFMTLNRNSMMNW from the exons gacgaggaggaggagataaAAGCTGAAATCAACATGCTGAAGAAGTACAGCCATCACCGTAACATCGCTACCTACTATGGAGCCTTCATCAAGAAGAACCCTCCTGGAATGGATGACCAACTATGG ctcgTCATGGAGTTCTGCGGTGCGGGTTCAGTGACGGACCTGATCAAGAACACCAAGGGCAACTCCCTGAAGGAAGAGTGGACGGCCTACATCTGCCGGGAGATCCTCAGG GGCCTGACTCATCTCCATCAGCACAAGGTCATCCACCGAGACATCAAGGGCCAGAACGTCCTGCTGACGGAGAACGCCGAGGTCAAACTCG TGGACTTTGGGGTGTCGGCTCAGCTGGACCGGACCGTGGGAAGGAGGAACACGTTCATCGGGACGCCATATTGGATGGCGCCGGAGGTGATCGCTTGTGACGAGAACCCCGATGCCACGTATGACTTCAAG AGCGACTTATGGTCCCTGGGCATCACGGCCATAGAGATGGCGGAAGGAGCGCCGC CGTTGTGTGACATGCACCCCATGAGGGCCCTCTTCCTCATCCCTCGGAACCCCGCCCCAAGGCTCAAGTCAAAGAAATG GTCCAAGAAGTTCCAGTTGTTCATAGAAAGCTGCCTGGTGAAGAGCCACAGCCAGAGACCCAGCACAGAGCAGCTCCTCAAGCATCCCTTCATCAGGGACCTGCCCAACGAGAGGCAGGTTCGCATCCAGCTCAAGGACCACATCGACCGCACCAAGAAGAAGCGAGGAGAACGAG aTGAGACGGAGTACGAATACAGCGgcagcgaggaggaggatgaagaccgGGACATGGGTGAGCCGAG ctccatcaTCAACATCCCCGGCGAGTCCACCTTGAGGCGGGACTTTCTGCGCCTGCAGCTGGCCAATAAGGAGCGATCGGAGGCGCAGCGGCGCCAGCAGCTGGAGCAGCAGCAGAACGAGGAGCACAAGCGCCTCCTGCTGGCAGAGAGGCAGAAGCGCATCGAGGAGCAGAAGGAGCAGCGGCGGCGGTTGGAGGAG cagcagcagcgggaaCGCGAACTGAGGAAGCAGCACGAGAGGGAGCAGAGGAGGCGCTACGAGGAAATGGAGCAGCTCCGccgagaggaggagaggaggcacGCGGAAAGGGAGCAG GAGTACAAGCGTAAGCAGGTGGAGGAGCAGCGCCAGGCGGAGCGACTGCAGAGGCAGCTCCAGCAGGAGAGGGCCTACCTGGTGtccctgcagcagcagcagcagcaggagggcAGGCAGGCGGAGAAGAAGCAGCTGTATCATTACAAGGACGTCATCAATCCCAACGACAAGCCGGCCTGGGCCAAAGAC GTGGCGAAGCAACAGCATTGCCAGGGCGTTGCCCCGCCCCGCCCTAACCTGCGCCATCACCAGTCATTCAACCAGCCGTCGCCATCGTCCCCGGCCACCCACGGCCAACCCCGAGCTCAGGTCCCTAAACGAACTCCGTCTGTGGGCGCCCAGATCCTGTGCGACCACCTCCCCCAAATGCGACTCGCGCTAGACCCCGGGCGCCCCCTGGACCCGGGGCTGAAGCAGGAAATAAGCCAGCAGGTCAGAGAGTTGAGGGCCCGGAGACGTAGTCAGAGGAAGTGCAGCCCCCCCAAGGATAATAAGGTGGCTCGGAAGGAGCCTCCCAAAGAATGTTCCCGTCATATTCCGAACCCCGCGGCCGACCCCCACCCCCGGGAGAAAGCGGAGCACCACAAAGAGATGTCCCGAGGCAGGCCCCTCTCTGCGCCCGCTCACGCCGACGTCCTTTTGTCCTCAGACCCCCAGGTTGTGTTTAAGGCCCCCGCACGGGTCCAGAAACTG GTGGAGGAGAGATCTAAGATGAACAGGCAGAGTTCTCCGGCGCTTCAACCCAAAGCGTCCAATCGCATCGCcgacccctccctccctccccgctCAGAGTCCTTCAGCGGCGGCGGCATGCAGCCTGCCCGAACCCCACCCGTCCACCGTCCCGCTGAACCCCAG ATGGCCCACCTGATCCCCGTCAAGACCCACGCCGGTTCTATGTCCGGGTCACAGTCTCTGCAGGACCAGACGGGCTCCGCTCTGAGCGAGGGCGTCGGCTCTCCCAGGCTGGATATCCCACGGCAAAACTCCGACCCGACATCCGACACTCAAACACCGCCGCTTCGTATCGCCGGGAGGGAAGAGCGGGACCGGGATCGGGATCGGGACAGACCGGCCTGGCTGAGGGAGGAAGACCTCCCGTCCAAGGTCCGAGAATCCCAATCG AACCCCCCCAGGACCACCTCCATCTCCCCAGCCTTGGTCAGGAAGACCTCCCCCAATGGAGGAGTTGGTCTGGGCCCCCGCACCGGCTCTCTTCTCATCCTGGCAAG tAACCCAGACCTGCGACGTTCCGAGCTCTCCCTGGACGCCATGCTACAAAGGACCTCCtccaactcctcctcctcctcctccccctcgtCCCAAGGAGGCTCGGTCGAGAGGAGAG GCCGCAGCAGACAAGAAGGATCCTCCATGGGAGCCAATCAGGAGGCCAATCAGGAGGCCAATCAGGAGGCCAAAAAGGAGGAGAGCCGTGACTCGACCAGACCGAGCCGACCGGCG AGCTATAAGAAAGCCATAGATGAG GACCTCAGCGCTCTGGCCAAAGAACTCCGAGAGCTGCGGGTTGAGGAGGGGAGCCGTCCTCCGGTCAAG GTGACTGACTACTCGTCATCCAGCGAGGAGTCGGAGAGCAGCGACGAGGACGGCGAGACGGTGGGACACGACGGCACGGTCGCCGTTAGCGACATCCCCCGCGTCAT GCCGGCCGTGCAAAGCGGCAGCGAGTCGTACCGAGGCCTGACAGACGACCCCCCGGGGGAGGCCTACGGCAGCACCACGGACAGCACCCTGGTGATGCGAGAG GCCAatgagaagaggaggagaggcagCCACGCCGAGAGCAACGGGTTTGGCCATCacggtaaccatggcaacctcCCTGACCTGGTGCAACAGAGCAACTCCCCCACGGCCGCGCCCTCGGCCCTGCAGGAGCTGGGCCAAATGCCCGAG TTTGGTCTGGGCGGCTCCAAATCGTCCTTCACCCCATTTGTGGACCCCCGTGTCTATCAAACGTCCCCGAGCGATGAAAATGAGAACCCGGCAGCTG ccatgtttgccaACGAGCTCCTGAGGCAGGAACAGGCCCGACTCAACGAAGCCAGGAAAATCTCCGTCGTCAACGTCAACCCCACCAACATCAGGCCCCACAGTGACACGCCGGAGATCCGCAAATACAAGAAGCGATTCAACTCCGAAATTCTTTGCGCCGCACTCTGGG GCGTCAACCTGCTGGTGGGGACGGAGAACGGTCTCATGCTCCTGGACCGGAGTGGGCAAGGCAAAGTTTACAACCTGATCACCAGGAGGCGTTTCCTGCAGATGGACGTGCTGGAGGGGCTCAACGTGCTCGTCACCATATCtg GGAAGAAGAACAAGCTCCGTGTCTACTACCTGTCCTGGCTGAGGAACAGAATACTACACAACGACCCCGAAGTGGAGAAGAAGCAAGGTTGGATCACCGTCGGGGAGCTGGAAGGCTGTGTGCATTATAAAGTTG TCAAGTATGAGAGGATCAAATTCCTGGTGATTGCTCTGAAGAACTCGGTGGAAATCTACGCCTGGGCTCCAAAGCCCTACCACAAATTCATGGCCTTTAAG TCGTTCAGCGATCTGCAGCATCGCCCCCAGCTGGTCGACCTGACCGTGGAGGAAGGTCAGAGGTTGAAGGTCATCTACGGCTCCAGCGTGGGCTTCCACGTCATCGACGTTGACTCGGGAAACCCGTACGACATCTACATCCCGTCACAC TGTACCAAAGAGACCAAG ATCCAGAGTCATGTGACGCCGCACGCCATCGTGGTGCTCCCCAAAACGGACGGGATGGAGATGCTGCTGTGCTACGAGGACGAGGGCGTCTACGTCAACACCTACGGGCGCATCACCAAGGACGTGGTGCTGCAGTGGGGCGAGATGCCCACCTCTGTCG cctACATCCACTCCAACCAGATCATGGGCTGGGGGGAGAAGGCCATCGAGATCCGCTCCGTGGAGACGGGTCACCTGGACGGGGTCTTCATGCACAAGAGGGCGCAGAGGCTGAAGTTCCTGTGTGAGCGCAACGACAAG GTCTTCTTTGCGTCGGTGCGATCGGGAGGCAGCAGCCAGGTCTTCTTCATGACCCTCAACAGGAACTCCATGATGAACTGGTGA
- the tnika gene encoding TRAF2 and NCK interacting kinase a isoform X1, whose translation MASDSPARSLDEIDLSALRDPAGIFELVELVGNGTYGQVYKGRHVKTGQLAAIKVMDVTGDEEEEIKAEINMLKKYSHHRNIATYYGAFIKKNPPGMDDQLWLVMEFCGAGSVTDLIKNTKGNSLKEEWTAYICREILRGLTHLHQHKVIHRDIKGQNVLLTENAEVKLVDFGVSAQLDRTVGRRNTFIGTPYWMAPEVIACDENPDATYDFKSDLWSLGITAIEMAEGAPPLCDMHPMRALFLIPRNPAPRLKSKKWSKKFQLFIESCLVKSHSQRPSTEQLLKHPFIRDLPNERQVRIQLKDHIDRTKKKRGERDETEYEYSGSEEEDEDRDMGEPSSIINIPGESTLRRDFLRLQLANKERSEAQRRQQLEQQQNEEHKRLLLAERQKRIEEQKEQRRRLEEQQQRERELRKQHEREQRRRYEEMEQLRREEERRHAEREQEYIRRQLEEEQRQLEILQQQLLQEQALLLEYKRKQVEEQRQAERLQRQLQQERAYLVSLQQQQQQEGRQAEKKQLYHYKDVINPNDKPAWAKDVAKQQHCQGVAPPRPNLRHHQSFNQPSPSSPATHGQPRAQVPKRTPSVGAQILCDHLPQMRLALDPGRPLDPGLKQEISQQVRELRARRRSQRKCSPPKDNKVARKEPPKECSRHIPNPAADPHPREKAEHHKEMSRGRPLSAPAHADVLLSSDPQVVFKAPARVQKLVEERSKMNRQSSPALQPKASNRIADPSLPPRSESFSGGGMQPARTPPVHRPAEPQMAHLIPVKTHAGSMSGSQSLQDQTGSALSEGVGSPRLDIPRQNSDPTSDTQTPPLRIAGREERDRDRDRDRPAWLREEDLPSKVRESQSNPPRTTSISPALVRKTSPNGGVGLGPRTGSLLILASNPDLRRSELSLDAMLQRTSSNSSSSSSPSSQGGSVERRGRSRQEGSSMGANQEANQEANQEAKKEESRDSTRPSRPASYKKAIDEDLSALAKELRELRVEEGSRPPVKVTDYSSSSEESESSDEDGETVGHDGTVAVSDIPRVMPAVQSGSESYRGLTDDPPGEAYGSTTDSTLVMREANEKRRRGSHAESNGFGHHGNHGNLPDLVQQSNSPTAAPSALQELGQMPEFGLGGSKSSFTPFVDPRVYQTSPSDENENPAAAMFANELLRQEQARLNEARKISVVNVNPTNIRPHSDTPEIRKYKKRFNSEILCAALWGVNLLVGTENGLMLLDRSGQGKVYNLITRRRFLQMDVLEGLNVLVTISGKKNKLRVYYLSWLRNRILHNDPEVEKKQGWITVGELEGCVHYKVVKYERIKFLVIALKNSVEIYAWAPKPYHKFMAFKSFSDLQHRPQLVDLTVEEGQRLKVIYGSSVGFHVIDVDSGNPYDIYIPSHCTKETKIQSHVTPHAIVVLPKTDGMEMLLCYEDEGVYVNTYGRITKDVVLQWGEMPTSVAYIHSNQIMGWGEKAIEIRSVETGHLDGVFMHKRAQRLKFLCERNDKVFFASVRSGGSSQVFFMTLNRNSMMNW comes from the exons gacgaggaggaggagataaAAGCTGAAATCAACATGCTGAAGAAGTACAGCCATCACCGTAACATCGCTACCTACTATGGAGCCTTCATCAAGAAGAACCCTCCTGGAATGGATGACCAACTATGG ctcgTCATGGAGTTCTGCGGTGCGGGTTCAGTGACGGACCTGATCAAGAACACCAAGGGCAACTCCCTGAAGGAAGAGTGGACGGCCTACATCTGCCGGGAGATCCTCAGG GGCCTGACTCATCTCCATCAGCACAAGGTCATCCACCGAGACATCAAGGGCCAGAACGTCCTGCTGACGGAGAACGCCGAGGTCAAACTCG TGGACTTTGGGGTGTCGGCTCAGCTGGACCGGACCGTGGGAAGGAGGAACACGTTCATCGGGACGCCATATTGGATGGCGCCGGAGGTGATCGCTTGTGACGAGAACCCCGATGCCACGTATGACTTCAAG AGCGACTTATGGTCCCTGGGCATCACGGCCATAGAGATGGCGGAAGGAGCGCCGC CGTTGTGTGACATGCACCCCATGAGGGCCCTCTTCCTCATCCCTCGGAACCCCGCCCCAAGGCTCAAGTCAAAGAAATG GTCCAAGAAGTTCCAGTTGTTCATAGAAAGCTGCCTGGTGAAGAGCCACAGCCAGAGACCCAGCACAGAGCAGCTCCTCAAGCATCCCTTCATCAGGGACCTGCCCAACGAGAGGCAGGTTCGCATCCAGCTCAAGGACCACATCGACCGCACCAAGAAGAAGCGAGGAGAACGAG aTGAGACGGAGTACGAATACAGCGgcagcgaggaggaggatgaagaccgGGACATGGGTGAGCCGAG ctccatcaTCAACATCCCCGGCGAGTCCACCTTGAGGCGGGACTTTCTGCGCCTGCAGCTGGCCAATAAGGAGCGATCGGAGGCGCAGCGGCGCCAGCAGCTGGAGCAGCAGCAGAACGAGGAGCACAAGCGCCTCCTGCTGGCAGAGAGGCAGAAGCGCATCGAGGAGCAGAAGGAGCAGCGGCGGCGGTTGGAGGAG cagcagcagcgggaaCGCGAACTGAGGAAGCAGCACGAGAGGGAGCAGAGGAGGCGCTACGAGGAAATGGAGCAGCTCCGccgagaggaggagaggaggcacGCGGAAAGGGAGCAG GAGTATATCCGTAgacagctggaggaggagcagaggCAGTTAGAGATTCTCCAGCAGCAGCTACTACAGGAGCAGGCCTTACTGCTG GAGTACAAGCGTAAGCAGGTGGAGGAGCAGCGCCAGGCGGAGCGACTGCAGAGGCAGCTCCAGCAGGAGAGGGCCTACCTGGTGtccctgcagcagcagcagcagcaggagggcAGGCAGGCGGAGAAGAAGCAGCTGTATCATTACAAGGACGTCATCAATCCCAACGACAAGCCGGCCTGGGCCAAAGAC GTGGCGAAGCAACAGCATTGCCAGGGCGTTGCCCCGCCCCGCCCTAACCTGCGCCATCACCAGTCATTCAACCAGCCGTCGCCATCGTCCCCGGCCACCCACGGCCAACCCCGAGCTCAGGTCCCTAAACGAACTCCGTCTGTGGGCGCCCAGATCCTGTGCGACCACCTCCCCCAAATGCGACTCGCGCTAGACCCCGGGCGCCCCCTGGACCCGGGGCTGAAGCAGGAAATAAGCCAGCAGGTCAGAGAGTTGAGGGCCCGGAGACGTAGTCAGAGGAAGTGCAGCCCCCCCAAGGATAATAAGGTGGCTCGGAAGGAGCCTCCCAAAGAATGTTCCCGTCATATTCCGAACCCCGCGGCCGACCCCCACCCCCGGGAGAAAGCGGAGCACCACAAAGAGATGTCCCGAGGCAGGCCCCTCTCTGCGCCCGCTCACGCCGACGTCCTTTTGTCCTCAGACCCCCAGGTTGTGTTTAAGGCCCCCGCACGGGTCCAGAAACTG GTGGAGGAGAGATCTAAGATGAACAGGCAGAGTTCTCCGGCGCTTCAACCCAAAGCGTCCAATCGCATCGCcgacccctccctccctccccgctCAGAGTCCTTCAGCGGCGGCGGCATGCAGCCTGCCCGAACCCCACCCGTCCACCGTCCCGCTGAACCCCAG ATGGCCCACCTGATCCCCGTCAAGACCCACGCCGGTTCTATGTCCGGGTCACAGTCTCTGCAGGACCAGACGGGCTCCGCTCTGAGCGAGGGCGTCGGCTCTCCCAGGCTGGATATCCCACGGCAAAACTCCGACCCGACATCCGACACTCAAACACCGCCGCTTCGTATCGCCGGGAGGGAAGAGCGGGACCGGGATCGGGATCGGGACAGACCGGCCTGGCTGAGGGAGGAAGACCTCCCGTCCAAGGTCCGAGAATCCCAATCG AACCCCCCCAGGACCACCTCCATCTCCCCAGCCTTGGTCAGGAAGACCTCCCCCAATGGAGGAGTTGGTCTGGGCCCCCGCACCGGCTCTCTTCTCATCCTGGCAAG tAACCCAGACCTGCGACGTTCCGAGCTCTCCCTGGACGCCATGCTACAAAGGACCTCCtccaactcctcctcctcctcctccccctcgtCCCAAGGAGGCTCGGTCGAGAGGAGAG GCCGCAGCAGACAAGAAGGATCCTCCATGGGAGCCAATCAGGAGGCCAATCAGGAGGCCAATCAGGAGGCCAAAAAGGAGGAGAGCCGTGACTCGACCAGACCGAGCCGACCGGCG AGCTATAAGAAAGCCATAGATGAG GACCTCAGCGCTCTGGCCAAAGAACTCCGAGAGCTGCGGGTTGAGGAGGGGAGCCGTCCTCCGGTCAAG GTGACTGACTACTCGTCATCCAGCGAGGAGTCGGAGAGCAGCGACGAGGACGGCGAGACGGTGGGACACGACGGCACGGTCGCCGTTAGCGACATCCCCCGCGTCAT GCCGGCCGTGCAAAGCGGCAGCGAGTCGTACCGAGGCCTGACAGACGACCCCCCGGGGGAGGCCTACGGCAGCACCACGGACAGCACCCTGGTGATGCGAGAG GCCAatgagaagaggaggagaggcagCCACGCCGAGAGCAACGGGTTTGGCCATCacggtaaccatggcaacctcCCTGACCTGGTGCAACAGAGCAACTCCCCCACGGCCGCGCCCTCGGCCCTGCAGGAGCTGGGCCAAATGCCCGAG TTTGGTCTGGGCGGCTCCAAATCGTCCTTCACCCCATTTGTGGACCCCCGTGTCTATCAAACGTCCCCGAGCGATGAAAATGAGAACCCGGCAGCTG ccatgtttgccaACGAGCTCCTGAGGCAGGAACAGGCCCGACTCAACGAAGCCAGGAAAATCTCCGTCGTCAACGTCAACCCCACCAACATCAGGCCCCACAGTGACACGCCGGAGATCCGCAAATACAAGAAGCGATTCAACTCCGAAATTCTTTGCGCCGCACTCTGGG GCGTCAACCTGCTGGTGGGGACGGAGAACGGTCTCATGCTCCTGGACCGGAGTGGGCAAGGCAAAGTTTACAACCTGATCACCAGGAGGCGTTTCCTGCAGATGGACGTGCTGGAGGGGCTCAACGTGCTCGTCACCATATCtg GGAAGAAGAACAAGCTCCGTGTCTACTACCTGTCCTGGCTGAGGAACAGAATACTACACAACGACCCCGAAGTGGAGAAGAAGCAAGGTTGGATCACCGTCGGGGAGCTGGAAGGCTGTGTGCATTATAAAGTTG TCAAGTATGAGAGGATCAAATTCCTGGTGATTGCTCTGAAGAACTCGGTGGAAATCTACGCCTGGGCTCCAAAGCCCTACCACAAATTCATGGCCTTTAAG TCGTTCAGCGATCTGCAGCATCGCCCCCAGCTGGTCGACCTGACCGTGGAGGAAGGTCAGAGGTTGAAGGTCATCTACGGCTCCAGCGTGGGCTTCCACGTCATCGACGTTGACTCGGGAAACCCGTACGACATCTACATCCCGTCACAC TGTACCAAAGAGACCAAG ATCCAGAGTCATGTGACGCCGCACGCCATCGTGGTGCTCCCCAAAACGGACGGGATGGAGATGCTGCTGTGCTACGAGGACGAGGGCGTCTACGTCAACACCTACGGGCGCATCACCAAGGACGTGGTGCTGCAGTGGGGCGAGATGCCCACCTCTGTCG cctACATCCACTCCAACCAGATCATGGGCTGGGGGGAGAAGGCCATCGAGATCCGCTCCGTGGAGACGGGTCACCTGGACGGGGTCTTCATGCACAAGAGGGCGCAGAGGCTGAAGTTCCTGTGTGAGCGCAACGACAAG GTCTTCTTTGCGTCGGTGCGATCGGGAGGCAGCAGCCAGGTCTTCTTCATGACCCTCAACAGGAACTCCATGATGAACTGGTGA